The region GGGCCGTATCGTGGACTTCCGTCAATCGATTATTATTTTGACGTCAAATGTTGGTGCTGATGTGCTGTACGTCCCTGGCGCTACAGATGAAACAGGTCATGTCACGGACGATTCACGAACCAAGGTCATGAAAGAAGTACAGCATGCATTCCCGCCAGAGCTACTGAACCGTCTGGACGAACAAATTATTTTCAACAACCTTGCACCGGAAAGTCTCCATGGCATTGTACAAATTCGTTTACGTGAAATCGATGAACGCTTGCGTGAGAAGCGCATCACTCTCCGCGTCGATGATGCTGCGCAGGCATGGCTTGCCAAGAAGGGCTATGACCCTGCTTACGGTGCGCGTCCATTGGGCCGCCTTATCCAAAAGCGTTTGCTGAATCCTCTCGCGTCCAACATGATCAAGGGTAAGGTGCAGGATGGCGACACGGTTGAAGTGCATGTGAGCGACACGGGCGACGAACTCACATTAAACGTCATTGCTGGGCCAGAGCATCAGCAGCAAGAGTCCTCCTCTACATAACTATATTATTGAGTTGGTTCTGGCCACTCTTGATGTAGGCGATCCAATAGAGACGACATTTTTGCATACGGTACAGCAATAAGACGACCAAATAACGGTGGTTCAAACGACGCCTCTGCATCACGCGGCGGGGGAAACCGATACGTATACGAATGTGAGGCAAATTCACGAATCAACTCGTCTTCTGGGTGGAATGAACCCAAACCATCATCAAAGTCGGACTGACCGGATCGCTTCTTGTTGCTAATTTGCTTTCCCAGAGCTGCATTTGCAGCATCTTCTGGGCGCGCGTGTAATCCACCAgccttgcgcttgcgtgcACCTGCAAGACCCGTTGgctcatcatcatcatcatcaccgCGTCCTTCATCCAAGGCGTCTGCCGAGAATGCACGAGAAAAGAAAAGTACATGGGTGGGAGCTGGTTTAGACGATTCTTCTAACGTCTCCTTCACTTCTGCTAGCAACATCCGCAAAAGAGGTGGCATCAACTGAGGCGGTAGGTTGATCATGCGCTCATGAATGATGTAGAGGATAGGTTTGCTTTCGGTAGCCGCTTGAACAAGATCCAGTAGTGGTTTAGCTGAGGCTGCGCGACTCAATTGGGATATAAAATAGTTTCGTACTTCGTCCGTGGCCGGTGACGAGGTGCCCAGATCCATGCAGCTCATCAGGGCATAAGGATCATGGATTTGCTCCAAATCATCCACTTTCACAACAGTACCAATACCAACGTTCATACCTAGATGAACAATGTGCTCGGCGACAGAATGCAACTGGAGTTGTGGAGCGTGGGTGTACCATTGTTGTTGAAGAAGGCGCTTTAATGCAGGTACATCACTCTCGGATGGGGCAGCAAAATCAAAATCGACATTGATCATTTCCATGTCTTCTTCCGACATGTTTTCTGCAGCATTTTGGTCATGTTTTTCTACCGGTTTGGATCCCATTGAATTGCAAGAATGCGTCGCCCTGCCAAAGAATGGGTCTGCAGCTGTTATCCCTGCGTGTGATGCCGTTTGGCAGCCAGCCATCTTCGCCTCGCCTCCGGAAAGCCacgtgcagcgcgtcggaCAGATTGAAAAATTGTGCCTATCACATGCGAATTTGTCAGACTCGCGCGTTCGTTCCAAGCCAAGTCTTTCCCCTTCTGCACCAAGTGCCACGCCCGCCGCTCGTTCATCGTCGCAATTCAAGCAAAGCTGGTCCATTTAGCCAAATCACTTATCTTGTGCTAACATAACACAAAATCGCTTTGATGAGCGATTATATACCGAAAGCTCACCCCAATGGACCCAGGCCGCCTTCTATGTACCAATCGAGCCACTCTGTGGGCGATGCTGCAGCCGTACCTCGACCCGTGTCGACGCGTTCCATTCGCCCTGCTCGACCGGTATCTGGTGTGACCCAACAAAATGCCATGCTTGGATCACCAATAAATTCGTCcccttcttcttcttctaCAACGCCTCTCTCATTATATCCCTCACATGAGCCTCCAGTGCCATCGAGCGAGGGTGTTTACCAAAGGGACACTGCACCGAGTATTGTTGGTCAGGGCGTTGGCACTGCCCTAGCAACAAGAGCTACATCTACACCGCAATTCTCCTCAACGGGAATGCAGTACAATTCTCTTCCTACGAACGTTGATGCCTCCGTCCCTAACGCAAGGATTGGTGCTCTCCCCCCTGTCACCTCCCCGCAAAGGACCTTGGCACCTCAACCTTTAGATGCACCATACAATGCACATGTGCCTACTTTAAGGGGTCCTCAGCCGTTGATGCCAGAGTCGACGTACAGGCAAGCTGAGTCACCGCGGCCCAGGACTTCCCTATCCCCTGCAACAAgcgcaccaccaccacctAAGCCTACACCACCCCCACCGAAAACTCAAGAAAATCGGCCTCGTGGTCTAAAAAAGCTTCTTGCTATGATGACATGTTCATCATCCACAGTGGAGACGGCCTTAGATGCACATCAGGGATCAACATCACCGTCCAAACCCTCCGCATCTCCCTCTCAAACGCGTACCTCGATTCCTCCTGTAAATGAGCCGATCCCAACCATACAGGAAGAACTTCCAAGATCTTCTTCTCGACCCTACTCTGGCTTCCGCCCGCGCACATCCATGACAACAGAGGTGGCTGAGCCATTGGCTGACATCAATAATACCCACACGCTGCTCCGTGTGCCAACCTCGACGAATCGACACAGTCTTGCGACCTCTACGTCGTCTTCTCATTCCAGCGACGAGGAAGATATGATGCAGGATGTCATTACGCAAGTCTCTCCGAATGCACCTATCGCTATGGGCATGTCCGATCCTGAGCTAGAGCAGGAAATATTTGCGGTGGAGCAACGTCTAATCCAACAGGGCGGAACTGGTGTCCCCCTGGATGAGCATGGCCAACCCTGTCCACTCCTTTCTCAGATTTCAAACCAAGATGCCACACGCAAATGTCTAGTTCTTGACCTGGACGAAACACTCGTGCACAGCAGTTTCAAGATGGTGCCCAATGCCGACTTCGTCGTACCTGTCGAAATCGAAGGTATCATGCATAATGTCTATGTTATTAAGCGGCCAGGTGTGGATGAATTTCTTCGATTGATGGGTCAGATTTACGAGGTGGTTATTTTTACGGCTAGTTTGAACAAGTATGCCGATCCAGTGATTGATATTCTCGATATCCATCGGGTTGTTCGCCATCGCTTATTTCGTGAATCGTGCTACAATCATTATGGAAGCTATGTGAAGGACCTCTCTCAACTTGGCCGACCCTTGCACGATACCATTATCCTCGATAATTCACCTGCCTCTTATATCTTCCATCCCACCAATGCTGTTCCTGTGTCCAGTTGGTTTAATGACCCTCATGATACCGAGTTGACTGACTTATGTCCTTTCCTTGAAGATCTTTGCtacgtggacgacgtgcgtaTCGTCCTTGATGGCTTTATTGATACGGCATAACTACCTATCTACTTCACCTTGTGCTGATTCTTGTAGGCGACAAAATTTCATGTAAGCATGCGTTCTTTTGACAACTGTCACGTGTCGTGGATAATGGACTTGCGGCAACCTCGCACGGATCGCTCTCAGCCCTGATCATCATGCAGGATGCTATGATTGATCGTTTGTCACAGCTTATcctcgagcgacgcgaTTGTATGGATCCATCGCGCCGCTTGCTTGTGGGTATAGCAGGCATTCCAGGATCAGGAAAGTCAAGTCTTGCCCATCACATTTCAGGTCGAATTGAATCTTTGCGTGGACCTTGCTGCGTGACAATCGGTATGGACGGCTGGCACTTTCCGCGCGCCGTCCTGGATAAAATGGATAACCAAGAAGAAGCCTATAAGCGTCGTGGTGCCGCTTTTACCTTTGATGCGGAGGCATTTGTTTCCTTCGCTCAGCGCCTCCGCCAGGAAGGTATGAATGAATTATCTGCCCCCTCATTTTCCCATGCTGAAAAAGATCCAGTACCCAATGACATTAATATAAGACAATCGCACACAATTGTTCTGATCGAAGGCTTGTACTGTTGTCTGAATCTGGAACCCTGGCGTCGTGCCACTGAATGCTGGGATCTACGTTGGTTCGTCGACACATCACCATCTGTCGCGCGTGAAAGATTAATTCGGCGACATGTCGAGTCTCGCATCTGTAATGACGCGGCATCTGCTGCTCAACGTGCAGATACAAACGACTTGCCTAATGGCGACTGGATTCTTGCACATATCTACGAGCCAGTATCTTATTGGCACATACCCTCATGGGATGCGCTGCCTACTAAAGCTTAGTATCCCTTTGCAATGGCCTGGCATGCCTTGAGCTGATCAAGGTAGTACGAGCAAGCATTCATATCATTGGTCTTCTCCAGGCATTCGACGAATTGCTTGCTCTGAGCGTCGCAGTTAACGCCAGTATTCTGCTCAGCGAACGAATCTGTGTACTGCGTTGCAGGTGGGGCTTGAGCGTAGTCAGATGGAACATTAGCGGCAGGGGCAGGCTCAGCGCTCCGACCTCCAAAAAGGAAGTTGCTAATACCGTGACCCACGGTCTGCAGGGTTAGCTAGTCATTTTGTACATACCGATCCAACAGCGACACCAGCTGCTGTGGAAGCCATCTATCGTTAGAAATAAATCAAAAATATTCAACATACCTGCCCAAATAGGCCTGGGCCTTGCGAAGTCATCGGAGGCGCATGTTGTTGAtggtgctgctgtggctggtgctgcgcggccgGAGGAGGGGCGTACCTCGGCTTTGTAGGCGCCGCAGACATCGTATGCATTCCACGCGACCCACTAGGGGCAGCAGGGCGCGCGGCAGGGCGCGTAGGTCCAGAAGAACGCGAAGATCGAGGCATGTGTTAACAGAGAGCGGTGGCAAATTGTCCCATGCTCCTACGCTGCACCTTTGCACGGAACATCGCGCCGCACGTGCTACAAATGTTGTCCAAATCATTCGGCCGATATGAGCGAAACTTTTTTCCTTGGCTCACGTCAGTGCGTGACTGTAGCGACGATGGCGGACGCCACGCAggtgcatcgtgctcaTCATGCTGCACAGGCAGGGCCAAAGGCTGAAAAGGCTAAGGCAAAGGGTAGAGAGCGCCATGCTGGTGGTTTCAACCCAAAAGCATTCATCGCTGCTCATCCATTTGCAGCAGACAAACATATTCGACGAAAGGCAGAGCTTGATCAACAGAGGCTCCATGTGCCTCTGGTGGACCGCACGCCGGCAAAAGAACCACCTCCTGTTATTGTAGCCATTGTGGGCCCACAGGGAGTAGGAAAGACTACGCTCATGCGCAGTCTTATTCGCCGGTACACCAAGCATACAGTGGCTCACATATCTGGTCCTGTCACTGTGGTTAGCAGCAAGACTCGCCGCATCACATTTATTGAATGCAATAACGACATCAATTCTATGATTGATATCGGGAAAATTGCTGATTTAGTGCTTTTGATGATCGATGGCAGCTTTGGATTTGAAATGGAAACTATGGAGTTTTTAAATGTACTTCAAGCCCACGGTTTTCCCAAAGTCATGGGCGTTCTTACGCATTTGGATCTCATCAAGAAAGTGCGTACTCTTCGCGCAACAAAAAAGCGGCTAAAGCATCGGTTCTGGACTGAGATATATCAAGGTGCCAAACTATTTTATCTCTCTGGCATCATCAATGGTCGATACCCTGACTCAGAAATCCAAAATTTGAGTCGTTTTATCAGCGTGATGAAATTTCGTCCGCTGATTTTCCGGAACCAACATCCTTACTTCCTTGCTGATCGTATGGAAGAGCTTACACCTCGTGAACTTGTCAAGTCCGACCCAAAAATGGATCGTACGATTACGGTCTATGGCTATTTGCGTGGCACTAATTTGCGAGACAAGCAACCCATTCATATTCCAGGCGTCGGCGATTTCACTATAAAGTccgtcgagcgtctcgcAGATCCCTGTCCCCTTCCAACTCAGGAAAGCGAGAGGCGACGCAGACTCAGCGAAAAACACAAGCTCATTCATGCTCCTATGAGCGATGTTGGTGGCGTCATGTTCGATAAAGACGCTGTGTATATAAATGTTCCTGGCCACTTTTCTAAACGCGACGACAACATTGTCGGTGAGGGTGAGCGGATGATCATGTCGCTGCAAGATTCACAAACGACGCTTGGCGAACGCGCCGCTGAGGGTGAGCTCCGCTTATTTGATGATTCCACTGCCCCTGTATACGTCAATCAtgggcggcgtcgtgctgcatTCGAGGAAACTGATGACGATCATATCATGAACAACGAAAGCGAGGATGAAAGCGAAGAAGATGAAAACGAAAATGCGTTTGGTCGTGAACTGGACCTAGATGATGAGCAAACTGAAGAAGTGGCCTATGCAGACAGTGACTCGGACTTGGGCGATGAGGCTGGACCTGCTCCTTGGAAGTCAAATCTAGCTAAACAGGCTGAAGAAACTGTACTTGCTAatcggcgtcgtcgccgtgaTTTAATGCATTTAATTTATGAGACGGATCAATCCCCGGAAGACATCACGTCTGGCGCAGAGATCACACCTAAGACAGAACAGGTATCCCAAAGTGAAGAAGATTTTTTCCACGTTGTGTCCAGCGAAGCACCTGTCTCTTCTGCTGATGTTCCAGAAGAAAGTCGACCACTGACTCAACTTGAAGCATTTGAGCAATGGGAAGACGAAAATCGACTTGACTCGATTCGCCATCTGTTCATTACAGGGGAAGATGATGTTGATGAAACTGTCCCTCCAATCCAGGATGGCGATGACGAGAAAAGCGATGAAGAAGCTAATGTTCAATCGAACGAAGATGCCAAGACACAAGAACTCGCTGCAAAGAAGGCTGCTTTGAAGCGTAAGTTTGATGAACAGtacgacgatgacgaggacgaaAATGAAGATGATTGGTACACAGAGCAGAAGAAGGAGCTGGCTAAACAGGTTGAGATGAACGAGGCTGAATTTGCAAATGATGATGAGGAGACGCGTGTCAAGATTGAAGGCTTCCGTCCTGGCACCTATGTTCGTGTGGAAATTGATCATGTGCCGTGCGAATTTGTGGATCATTTCAATCCTGCTTATCCTATTATTGTGGGTGGTCTACTAGCAAATGAGACAGCCCTTGCCTTTTTGCAAGTACGTATAAAGAAGCATCGCTGGCATAAACGTATTCTGAAGACAAACGACCCACTCATCTTCAGTCTTGGATGGCGCCGGTTTCAAAGCATGCCTATTTATACATTGGACGATGGCACTCGGAATCGCATGTTAAAGTATACGCCTGAACACATGCATTGTCTCGCCTCTTTTTACGGCCCAGCGAGCCTTCCGAATACTGGTTTCTGTGCATTTAATACGCTATCGTCTGAGACTCCCAACTTTCGCATTAGTGCCACGGGTGTCGTGCTGAATGTGGATGCGGGATCTGGTGCGTCTCACCAAATTGTCAAGAAGCTTAAGCTCACGGGCACACCTGCCAAAGTATTCAAGAACACCGCCTTTATTAAAGACATGTTCTCGACACCGCTTGAAGTGGCTAAATTTGAGGGTGCACAACTCAAGACCGTGTCTGGCATCCGGGGTCATGTGAAAAAGGCTCTGGCAAGGCCTGAAGGCCAATTCCGTGCCACATTTGAAGACAAGATTCTTATGAGTGACATTGTATTCTTGCGTGCATGGTACAATGTCGTTCCGCGACCCTTTTACAATCCTGTCACATCGCTTCTTATGCGCGGCGATACCGAGCGGGAATGGCAAGGTATGCGCCTCACGGGTGCGGTTCGACGAGATGAAGGCATCAAGACGCCTTTGCGTGTTAACTCAACCTATAAGCCGGTGGAGCGACCTGAAGTCCGCAAGTTCAACCCCCTTCGCGTCCCCAAGGCACTACAAGCGGCCTTGCCATACAGCAGCAAGCCGCACATTACCAAGGCACAGCGCAGGCCAACGTATCTCCAGAAGCGCGCTGTTGTTATGGAGAAGGATGAacgcgacgctgtggcTCTGCTGCAACAAATGCAAGCTCTGCAACATGCTAAGCAACAAAAGCGCATGCAAAAGCAAAACGAGCGCCAAgaggagcgcaagaagGTCATGGCAAAGCAAGGTGCTTTGGATGCACAAAAGCACAAAGAACGTATGAAACACATTTACAAAATCGAAGGCCAGCGCGAAGCGAAACGCGCCAAATCTTCGTAATAACCGTGGGTATCTACTCATATTCCAACTCGGAATCTGTACCTGCATCATCTCTCTCATCGACAAATTCTTCGAGATATTCGCGTGCCTCAGAGTATGTCTGGGGAAGAGAAAGATCAAAATCAAAAAGACACCTGTTCGGGTCCGAGGATGCTCGAACAGTGATACGATCTCCCATCGTTGTACGCTTTCCGGGTTCATAGCTCGCACACTTTCTCTCAGAAAGTTTGTACATACGTTTGATGTGCTGCCGAAGAGCGGGTATCATTCGGGCGATACACACACTTTTTGATAGCGCCAAGAAACTCGATGCCGCGGAACTCAAGTCTGATTTTGGTTTGGGAATATCTTCACATTCCTCGTCGGTCAAAGGGCTAGGCGTCCGCTGATTTTCATCGGTGCGGAGTTTACGCTCAATTAGACTGGTCATGTGCCCACCCATCACAGCATGTAGCACCTTCAGTTCATGAATCACCAAGAGAGGCTCTTCCACTACGCGGTACTCCAGTAATGCTAGATTATCCGCCACGAACAGTCCGAAGTCAACGTCTGCATCCGTACATTCGGCGGACATGCTTAAAAGGCGAGTTAGTGTCCTGAGAAAAGCAAGTCGCATACTTCGATTCTCACCGAGAATATCGTACCAGGTCTGAAAAAGTGCATGAACCTGTGCATCTTGTTGATATCCACGTGGATGCTGTGTTAACGAACATTGAAATTGGAAAGAAGCCCGTATACATTCGTTGTACCTTGACACAAGAAGCGAGGCATGCTTTGAATACAAATGACGATGCAAGTGCGCTGCACGCGAACGAAGCACTGAATCCTGGCTAGTTTCCAGCGCGACCAATGTCGGAACAACCTGCATAGGATGAGACAAGCCTTGCAATACGGCAATTCTGAGAATATCACTTGCCATACGCTGAATTGGGGGTGATTCAACTTCTAGTACGCCATGAAGAACGGGATCCGCGAAGCGCTGAATCAGTCCTGAGGCCAAGCCGGCGTCACTGTACGCCTTACCGGTCAAATTGCTCAGCATGTCAGTGCTAGATAACTGCGGCTCTTTGCCAGCGTCGTTTTCTAGAAAAGCGAAAAATGCGCGCAAAACCAAGTATCGCTCATGTGGTGTGCCTTGTTGAAGAATTGTATCCAACGTCGATGTCAGCGTTGGATCGAGGAATTTTGCTGGGTATGCACTCAAAATGTAGCCCAAAGCGGTGAGTATGGGTATAAGAGACTTCGCTTCAGATGATGCATGTAGCCTCATTAAATGTCCAAACACCTCATCAAGGCTGTTGGATTGTTGCGCCGATTGCCACGGTCCATAGGCACATAGCAAGGCTGTGATACAAAGGACTAAAGATGCGTTAGCGTCGATCTCTTTCGGCTGCACAGAAAAAAATTTGCCCAAGCAAGAGTGATACGTCTTTTGTAACAAGACATAGTTTTTTGTTTGGTATTGAATCACGCAACAGAAACATTGGATTAGTGCTTCCAATGTTGATGAACCAGGTGAAATTGTGCAACGCGATAAGAGACGAGTAAGC is a window of Malassezia restricta chromosome III, complete sequence DNA encoding:
- a CDS encoding protein BCP1; the encoded protein is MAGCQTASHAGITAADPFFGRATHSCNSMGSKPVEKHDQNAAENMSEEDMEMINVDFDFAAPSESDVPALKRLLQQQWYTHAPQLQLHSVAEHIVHLGMNVGIGTVVKVDDLEQIHDPYALMSCMDLGTSSPATDEVRNYFISQLSRAASAKPLLDLVQAATESKPILYIIHERMINLPPQLMPPLLRMLLAEVKETLEESSKPAPTHVLFFSRAFSADALDEGRGDDDDDEPTGLAGARKRKAGGLHARPEDAANAALGKQISNKKRSGQSDFDDGLGSFHPEDELIREFASHSYTYRFPPPRDAEASFEPPLFGRLIAVPYAKMSSLLDRLHQEWPEPTQ
- a CDS encoding carboxy-terminal domain RNA polymerase II polypeptide A small phosphatase, with the protein product MSDYIPKAHPNGPRPPSMYQSSHSVGDAAAVPRPVSTRSIRPARPVSGVTQQNAMLGSPINSSPSSSSTTPLSLYPSHEPPVPSSEGVYQRDTAPSIVGQGVGTALATRATSTPQFSSTGMQYNSLPTNVDASVPNARIGALPPVTSPQRTLAPQPLDAPYNAHVPTLRGPQPLMPESTYRQAESPRPRTSLSPATSAPPPPKPTPPPPKTQENRPRGLKKLLAMMTCSSSTVETALDAHQGSTSPSKPSASPSQTRTSIPPVNEPIPTIQEELPRSSSRPYSGFRPRTSMTTEVAEPLADINNTHTLLRVPTSTNRHSLATSTSSSHSSDEEDMMQDVITQVSPNAPIAMGMSDPELEQEIFAVEQRLIQQGGTGVPLDEHGQPCPLLSQISNQDATRKCLVLDLDETLVHSSFKMVPNADFVVPVEIEGIMHNVYVIKRPGVDEFLRLMGQIYEVVIFTASLNKYADPVIDILDIHRVVRHRLFRESCYNHYGSYVKDLSQLGRPLHDTIILDNSPASYIFHPTNAVPVSSWFNDPHDTELTDLCPFLEDLCYVDDVRIVLDGFIDTA
- a CDS encoding p-loop containing nucleoside triphosphate hydrolase protein, producing MQDAMIDRLSQLILERRDCMDPSRRLLVGIAGIPGSGKSSLAHHISGRIESLRGPCCVTIGMDGWHFPRAVLDKMDNQEEAYKRRGAAFTFDAEAFVSFAQRLRQEGMNELSAPSFSHAEKDPVPNDINIRQSHTIVLIEGLYCCLNLEPWRRATECWDLRWFVDTSPSVARERLIRRHVESRICNDAASAAQRADTNDLPNGDWILAHIYEPVSYWHIPSWDALPTKA
- a CDS encoding mitochondrial intermembrane space protein produces the protein MPRSSRSSGPTRPAARPAAPSGSRGMHTMSAAPTKPRYAPPPAAQHQPQQHHQQHAPPMTSQGPGLFGQMASTAAGVAVGSTVGHGISNFLFGGRSAEPAPAANVPSDYAQAPPATQYTDSFAEQNTGVNCDAQSKQFVECLEKTNDMNACSYYLDQLKACQAIAKGY
- a CDS encoding ribosome biogenesis protein BMS1, with the translated sequence MADATQVHRAHHAAQAGPKAEKAKAKGRERHAGGFNPKAFIAAHPFAADKHIRRKAELDQQRLHVPLVDRTPAKEPPPVIVAIVGPQGVGKTTLMRSLIRRYTKHTVAHISGPVTVVSSKTRRITFIECNNDINSMIDIGKIADLVLLMIDGSFGFEMETMEFLNVLQAHGFPKVMGVLTHLDLIKKVRTLRATKKRLKHRFWTEIYQGAKLFYLSGIINGRYPDSEIQNLSRFISVMKFRPLIFRNQHPYFLADRMEELTPRELVKSDPKMDRTITVYGYLRGTNLRDKQPIHIPGVGDFTIKSVERLADPCPLPTQESERRRRLSEKHKLIHAPMSDVGGVMFDKDAVYINVPGHFSKRDDNIVGEGERMIMSLQDSQTTLGERAAEGELRLFDDSTAPVYVNHGRRRAAFEETDDDHIMNNESEDESEEDENENAFGRELDLDDEQTEEVAYADSDSDLGDEAGPAPWKSNLAKQAEETVLANRRRRRDLMHLIYETDQSPEDITSGAEITPKTEQVSQSEEDFFHVVSSEAPVSSADVPEESRPLTQLEAFEQWEDENRLDSIRHLFITGEDDVDETVPPIQDGDDEKSDEEANVQSNEDAKTQELAAKKAALKRKFDEQYDDDEDENEDDWYTEQKKELAKQVEMNEAEFANDDEETRVKIEGFRPGTYVRVEIDHVPCEFVDHFNPAYPIIVGGLLANETALAFLQVRIKKHRWHKRILKTNDPLIFSLGWRRFQSMPIYTLDDGTRNRMLKYTPEHMHCLASFYGPASLPNTGFCAFNTLSSETPNFRISATGVVLNVDAGSGASHQIVKKLKLTGTPAKVFKNTAFIKDMFSTPLEVAKFEGAQLKTVSGIRGHVKKALARPEGQFRATFEDKILMSDIVFLRAWYNVVPRPFYNPVTSLLMRGDTEREWQGMRLTGAVRRDEGIKTPLRVNSTYKPVERPEVRKFNPLRVPKALQAALPYSSKPHITKAQRRPTYLQKRAVVMEKDERDAVALLQQMQALQHAKQQKRMQKQNERQEERKKVMAKQGALDAQKHKERMKHIYKIEGQREAKRAKSS